One Peptostreptococcus equinus genomic window carries:
- a CDS encoding S1C family serine protease, whose product MKFKSIIGLLIVAIFSSIFSSMTTVNYLEKKNMINQSQANKSMDSKRNTINIQSNNSGKSQNIYQAVAQKASPSVVGIVSQTVSEDNFFSSGQVQAGSGTGIVVDKRGYILTNSHVISDGNAQKVDVLFNDKKTSSGKVIWNDINIDLAILKVDRNDLIPAELGDSDKLNVGDISIAIGNPLGTDFMYSVTQGIISGLDRDISIQGGNMSGLIQTDASINPGNSGGPLLNQDGQVIGINTVKANADNLGFAIPINTAKNVVKRVVDERNYERALLGVSGIDVKTYESYTGESLGLDSGIIIRRVQGGTIAQKAGLKKNDIILKIGDTDIKNMGDVSKKMYSYSKGDKDTITVNRSGKTIKLNFSL is encoded by the coding sequence ATGAAGTTTAAAAGTATAATAGGTCTTTTAATTGTAGCAATATTTTCATCTATATTTTCAAGTATGACAACAGTAAATTATCTTGAAAAAAAGAATATGATAAATCAAAGTCAGGCAAATAAAAGCATGGATAGCAAGAGGAATACTATCAATATACAATCAAATAACAGTGGTAAAAGTCAAAATATATACCAAGCAGTTGCCCAAAAAGCTTCTCCGTCGGTAGTAGGTATAGTATCACAAACAGTATCAGAAGATAATTTTTTTTCTAGTGGACAAGTACAGGCAGGTTCTGGAACTGGTATTGTAGTGGATAAAAGGGGTTATATACTTACAAATTCACATGTGATATCTGATGGTAATGCACAAAAAGTAGATGTACTATTTAATGATAAGAAAACTAGTTCAGGTAAAGTAATTTGGAATGATATTAATATTGATCTTGCTATATTAAAGGTAGATAGAAATGACCTTATACCTGCAGAGCTTGGAGATAGTGATAAGCTCAATGTAGGTGATATTTCCATTGCTATAGGTAATCCATTGGGAACAGACTTTATGTATTCTGTAACGCAAGGAATTATCAGTGGTTTGGATAGAGATATAAGTATTCAAGGTGGAAATATGTCGGGATTAATACAGACTGACGCAAGTATAAATCCAGGAAACAGTGGTGGCCCCTTACTTAATCAAGATGGTCAGGTGATAGGCATAAATACTGTAAAAGCAAATGCAGATAATCTTGGTTTTGCAATACCTATAAATACAGCTAAAAATGTAGTAAAAAGAGTAGTTGACGAAAGAAATTATGAAAGAGCTTTATTAGGTGTATCTGGTATTGACGTGAAAACTTATGAATCTTATACAGGAGAAAGCTTAGGACTTGATAGCGGTATAATAATTAGAAGAGTTCAAGGTGGAACTATAGCTCAAAAAGCAGGGCTTAAAAAGAATGATATAATCTTAAAAATAGGAGACACTGATATAAAGAACATGGGGGATGTGAGTAAGAAAATGTACTCGTATTCAAAGGGAGACAAGGATACTATAACAGTAAATAGATCTGGAAAAACTATTAAGTTGAATTTTTCTTTATAA